A region of the Penicillium psychrofluorescens genome assembly, chromosome: 6 genome:
TCGACGTTGGCGGGACTCTCATCGTTGGGGCTGGACAGCATGGAAATAACGGACAGAAGGATGGTCTCGGGGGTCTGCACAGGGGACCAGCGCTCGGCGGCAGACTCGTAGCCGTACTTGTCCTCCTCGGGCGGGtgcaggatggagatgcagacTTCGCCGTTGGGGTAGACTAGATCCGGTAGTTAGTATGCATGTCGATACCTCCGATGCTGCTTGTAGCCCAAACTTCAGGTGGGTGGCACATACTGTTCGGATGGAAGAGCGGTGTCTCAAACTTCATCTTGGGTGGCATGTGCGGGTACTCTGAAGGGAAGGACAGACGAGCACGGAAGAAACCCCCTACAGTAGGACTGTCAGTTTGGGAGTCTATGCTAAGCGGAGGGTGTCCAGAATGATCGGCAGAGGGGCTGTTCCCGCCGAACAGAGGGTTGAACAGAGGGTTCGACGAGGTGGTTGCTCTCCCAGAAGATGACCACTCACCTCCGTACAACTTGACATCGTCCGAGATCATCAGCATCACCTCCCACTCGAAGACGTTGTTATCGGCCAGCCCACAGCTGATCCCCGGAATGTCCTTATCAGATTGCATCTGTTGCAGCTGGCGGGACAGCATACGGCCGGCGGGTGAGGTCGCCATGACGGAAGgccaaggcaaagaaagCGTCTGGGTCACTACTGAGAGCAGAAAGGAACACAACAAGGTTATCGCATGGAGGACGGTTTAGTGTAGGGAAGAACGAACCGATGAAAAGAGTGAGGGGGAGGGAAAGCAGGCAAGGCGGTGAGCGGGATCAGGCCGGCCCAATGGGTTCGTTAGGGCATGGGGTGGACAATACAATTACACCAGGATATTCACGGGGAGGAGGAACGAAAGTACTGTATTGGAACAAAGAATGGATAGACTCAGATATAGCCTTCATGGCCAGTGGAAAGGGGCGATACGAAATATCATCATGGAAAAAGGTCAAATCCAACTGCattctcctctctttccatCCAGTGCCATTCACCTAACGGACCAGAAGGAACGTCGAAGGTCTACATGCTCATACCCTGGGGGTCTGAAGGGCCGCCAATAGCCAGGACACCAGGACCCATCAGCATCAGCTCACCAACCAGGATAGCCACAGCCGCAACAGCCAGCGCCATCTCGATCAAAATCGTCTTACCAATGACCTTGGCAAAACGGACGCGAGCTGGCCAGTCAAAGGTAGCCCACGCATCGGTGACACTGAGGCAGCCACTACCGCCGGTGATGGCGGGGTTCACCTTACCACCAAAGGATCGGTCAAAGGGCACGATGgactcatcctcctccgGGAGCATCGACGCAGCAACACGGATGAAGATACCACGGGCGGGGAtggagatcaagaaggcaAAAAGGGCCGGGATAAAATAGACGGCCATGGTGCTGCACACGAATTTCATCGTCACCTCGTTCTGGGGGGTCTCAAAGTCGATCAGACCAACCGCTTCGAGGGCAGCCAGcgggaggaagaagccggctGCAGTGAGGATATCCTGCAGAGCCACCGCGGGGGCAATCTTCGGCCAGGTCCGGTAGCTGGGAATTCGCTGGTAGAAGGGCTTGGGCGAGCGCTCGGAGATGACGATGTGCACCCAGGCCATCTGCCAGGTAGCCAGGAGCATGCTGAGGCAAGACTGGACGAGGAACTGACCGAGGAACGAGCCACGGGTGGGGAGCAGGCCCGAGATAAAGCCGCGAGCGAGGGAGTAGACCAGGAAGAGGCTGAGACCGCGGAACGGGGACCAGAATCCGGCTCGGGCGCGCAGATGCCGCACGGTCGTACGCAGCTTGTTGGTGATGGGCTGGAGTGGGGTGGAACCGGCCATTTCGGGCTCATTCGGGTTGATGGGCTTATTGGGGTCGTCTTCATTATTGTCGATGCGGACGTAGATGTCGGGGTTGGTATCCTCGACCGCGGCCAAGGTGGCAACCACGTTGCCAAGTGTATATTGGACCTGCCAACGACATTAGCAGAGTCGGATCAAAGGGCACAAGCACTACATACCGCCCACACGGTCAGACTGATCGCGACAACGGTCAGACCGAAGAGGCCGAACATCCATGGCGATGGCCGGGGCTGATCGTCAGACGGCTCTCTCTTCAGATGAACGGCGGCGAGCTCAGCACCTCGACGGAAGACGGTTCCAGTGATAGTCGACATGATGAATAGCGAGAAAATCAAGGATgatggaaaggaaagaagagagatggggGGCGAAAGACGACGAGTGTATTTATCTAATGCGCTGACAAGGCTGAGACAACGTAGCCGCACCGCCCGGTACGTGCCGGATACTTGGCACACGCGGATGATGCACACTGCAAACAAAGTACTTACGAAGTACCAGCTGATCAATCACGCCGTCAGTCAGTTCTCCCTTAGTTGTCAATAACAGTAGCTAATAGTTAACCATCTGGTAATAAATCATCAACGGTGAATACCTAACAAGGGCACTATGTCCATGCCAAGGCAGCCCCCAAGGCAAACAGTTCAAAACAAACAGTGGCGGCGGGGCCGGTCGCTAATGAACCCGGTCGAGTGTCTCACAGTAGTAGTGGAGTAATATGAAATTACATCGCAAGGAAACAAGGTACTGCTTCCAACTCCCAGCCCTGTACAGTATGTAGTCTATCCTTCTATACAAACCAACCGGAGCTCGAAGGACCCGACACATCTTTAGAATAACATCAGCCGAAAAGAGAACGCTGCAGAGAAACGAACAAAAAGACGGATATATACACAACAACACGAAGAAATCATCTAGTCGTCAAAAAGCTTCTTCATGAACTTGTGCGCCAGTTCGACACCGAGGCTATTTCACAAGGTCAGCAGAATTCCCAGAACACTGTTGCAGAAAACTTACAAAGTAGCTGCGTTGGCCGGCACGGCACGCGCCAGAGCTGGGCCAAAGCCGGGGAAGAAGGCCTTGAAACCTCCACTGGCATATACGGCGCTGATGGTGCCGCCGATCGTCGGCTTGCCGGGGGCACTTTGCAGACGGGACTTGATCGTGTCGACGGGGAAGACTGGAATCCACATGGCAATACCGGCCGCACCACCGGCAGTCAGGACCGCGGGCAGGGACAGTTCACCGGTCACGttgccattctcatccttggGGGTCAGCGACCGCTTGATGTACTCGTAGGCCGCGAAGTAAGCTGCGGATCCCGGACCATCACGCGCCAGCGTCATGGCGCTGCCACGGAAGACACTGCGAACTCCGCCCTCCTTGTACAGCTGACGGACCACGTCCATGCCGCCAGAATACTTGGGCTTCTGGCCCGGGGGCGGTGGGTTCTGGCCCTGGATCTGGAGGAGCACCTTGACGCGCTCGAAGGGAGCGGTAATCAAAGTCATGgggatggcggagaagaagccggcggcggagatctGCGCGATCGAGTACTGGGAGGTGTTGTTCTTCACTGGAACCTCCGACATCTTGCCGACAAGAGTCTTGCCCACGTCATAACCCTGGAGGCGGGTGGTTAAAATCACTGTGATACGGTGCGAGCTTGGTTACATACCCAAAAGCTGACGGCAACTATTCAATCAAAATCATGTTAGTTTCAGGATCATAGATTGGGCGATCCACAAGCCATTGGAGCGGTTGGCGCAAGCACTTACACATCGGAGTCACTCccaccaacggcgccgaCACACCGGCGTACAGTCCCTAAGCCAACAGTCAACAACAGTCCCAGACCTCAATTGCTTGCGAGGGATACATACCCGCGCCAGACCCTCCCGGGCGACGGTTCTCCTCACCACATCCATGGCACCCGAGTAGACGCCCTTCTCGGCAGTCTGCAGGCGCACCTTGACCAGGTCGAAGGGGTGtcccaccaccacggcgcAGAGACCACCCGCAGCACCAGCGGCAAGCGAACGGAGCTGGACAATGGTCTGGTTCACAGCTTTCGCCTCGACGGCCTTGACCTCATCCTTGAGCTTCGGCGGGGGCGAGGTGGAACTCGACATTGTGGGCGGGATTAGGGGCGAGTCGGAGGATAGGAGGGGGTGGAGGAAAAGCGAGGAcaaagagggaagagaggagagaagagcagTGAGAatggaaggaaggaagaaggaagaagagcaagctGGGGGggaaaataataatgaaCGAGGGCCGAAACCGAGACTCGGTGTGCGCGAAGCCGATGTTTCCCTTGGATATCCCCGGATGACTTGGGCCGAGGTTCGGGAGGCGGTGAAACGGGCGCCGAGTGGTGGTACAGACAGTATAGGGTGAACTCACTGCAGATATATCCAGTCCGATTAGAGGGTAGGACGAAATGAGTGTCGATGTACTAGGGAATATTGTCTGCAAGTAGCAAGCAACACGCGGTGGCGGTGATCCGGGTGAACGGGAAACTTAGGGCAACGCCGGCTGACGCTCCCCGTTTCCCCGCGGAAGAGAGGGCTTGGACGAACCAATTAATGAATGACTCCGGGGGTTCGGGTGTTTATCAAATATTCACAGGCATTGAGATACTCTCTTGATTCAACAATACCACCTGCTACACAGTACTATTCTTGCAATGTTCAATCACATGGGAATCATCATGTGGGTGGAGCATGACTTCATTAGGACTAAAAAAGGACTAACTGATCCTTGTACTACATactttcttcctctccattATTACTTCCTCCGCAATATCCCCAAGGAGCGATCTTGCTTACAACACCAGCATCGCAGCCAGACCCAGGACAGCGGCACCGCtgccgacggtggccatggGCATAGCCGCGCCAGTGGATGTCGAGCTAGAGCCCTTGTTGCCAGAGCccgagccagagccagagcctgaGCCAGAGCCTGAGCCAGAGCCTGAGCCAGAGCCTGATCCAGAGCCCGAGCCTGATCCATTGCTGCtgcccgagcccgagcccgatCCATTGCCAGTGCCCGTCTGAGACGCTCCCGTGTTGGTCTTGGTGCCGGTCTGCATGGTGGTCCAGGTAGTGGCATCGGTTCCAGTGCCCGAAGTTATGGTAGTCTAATGTCCCAGTCAGTAAAATCATCATAAAAGAAGTGCAAGGGTCTCACCATGTGCTCATTGCCGGTCTTGGTTGTAGCCTCAGTGTTGGTCATAGTGGCCGTGGGCTGGCCATTGGCGCCAGTCAACGTGGTGGTCTGGGTCATGATGCTGGTAGTCGCACTACCAGCAGTGCCAGAGCTagatccagatccagagccggagccggagccaCCTAGGAATTCATAGTCAGTTTTAAGCACATATCTTCCTACGGGGGCAACGTACCAGGGCAGTTGGATAGAGCCATTTGGACAGCCTCTTGCGGGTTGGAGCCGGGACAGGCCTGGTCGGTGCAGTCACGGACACCCCACTGGTAGTCCTGGCTCTTGCACAAGCAGGTCATGTCGCCAGACGAGCAGCCCAGCTCGGACGCCTTGGCATTCATGTTTGAGATGCACATGTTCTATATATCATGTGAGCACTGCTAGTTAACCACATCAAGATGCGCGCCACTCACAGCGCAGTCCGAGGTGCTCATATCGGCGGCAGTCACCATGCCAACAGCGGCAAACAGGGCCAGCGCAACGGGGGAGAAAGACTTCATGTTGTCGGTTGTGGGAGATTAGATCAGTATCAACACAATTCGATAGAAGCTGGCAGCGGCTGGGGGCAGAGAGCTGAAGGTAGACAAGACGGACTGGGAATAAGATGAGCCAAGCCGCTCCCAGGGGACATTCGTCGTTTATAAAGGGCCGGCAGGGAAATTAGCTGGAATCAAAACACTGCATGCATCCTCCCTTTGTCGACGGAAACACTAGCACTTTCCCCAGACCGAAAAGACTGGTCCATCAGAACCCCCGTTCTACCCAGCCACCATCGAGGATCGACCGCGCGAATTaccttgatgatgaaggagCGGCCGAGCTACTTCTCCTTGTTGTGCTCCCCAGCCAACGTGGCTAGTGAAAAATTCCACGGGTCTGTTCCTGAAGGCCACATGAAGTCATTCACCGCAAACCCTTGCGGCAGATTGGCTCTGTAAAAAGCTGAATCGAGATCTGGAATAAGGATCGATCGCCCAGTCGCGATAGTGCGCACCTTAGTTGGGCGACAGTGCCGATGTGATAGGTCCGTCTCGATCACCAGGGTCCATCCAGCTCAGTTGGGCCGGTATTATGATGATTTGAGTTTCCAGGGATTTTCCTTGGGCTGTGATCAGTGAGGAGCTCGGCCCTGCAGCGACCTCCAATTTCTACTGGAGAGATAGGCGAGTTGGCTGATTCAGGAGTACCCGAGGGTTCGTCTAGAAGAGCCCTGGGATGATACAAAATATTCATCCTTGATGATTCCAGGCATGCACACGAAACAAAGGAGTCGAGAACGGAACTCATAAACAGGTACTCGGTGGCGCTGGGTGATCGGCAGCTAATCCATCTCATAGTTCGGTGATAGATCCAAACGCCCGACGCGCTATTGATCCGGCCGGTGCAACTTCCAGTCACCGCCAGTTGTGGCTGGGCTGAATGGCAACAGCCACAGCCCACATCGGAAGACTCTTGACCGGGTACTCCGCGAtaactattattattttcGAAACACATAATTGAATTTTAAATGTCCATTCAGTTGGTTGGTTGATTGCTGACAGTCAAGGCTCACCACGTGTGGGCCAGCCATTCATTAATCAGCCACTATTTACCGTCGTGGATATCTTCAGCTTGATTGATTGTTAATCATTCCAGCCGGAAAGAATGGTGGAGATCAACCCAGGCCAGTATGTTTGCGACTGCCTAAAGACGTATGAACGGCGTATGGTCCTTCCGCTCAGTAGTAGCTTAGCGTACCACTGACGCTCCGTCACAGGCGACTTGTTTCTGCGTCATCGCCGGCGGTGCCAGCGGCCAAAAAAGTCGACCACGCGCCGAAAGGCCTGCGACGCGTGCGTCCAGGCCAAAGCAAGATGCAGCTACACGCACCCGACGTGTTCCCGATGTGTCACGAGAGGCATTCCTTGCGTCTACGCCTCCCAGCCCACGGGTGAGATTGGCACAGACAGCGGACAGCCAGCGCCTGTCGATAGTGGTCCAGATTTTATTTCACCTCGAGATAGTCTAGCCTGGGACCTACAAGGGATCGGCTGGCCCAACAACAGTCTCGACTTGCCCGTGGATCTGCCTACGCCCTCGCCTTTCTTAGCCGCGGCTCCGCCGTCAGAGGCTGGCCAAGCCGAGCAGGACTCGGTGTACGATTTCATGCATGGAGAAAACCTAGTTTCTCCACCAGCACTCTTTAATCCACCCATGTCTAGGTCAAAAACCATGGGATCGAATCTCACTCCGCCCGCAGAGTCAAACCTTCGTGGCTTAGTGCATCTAGTGTGTCAATACCCCCAATTGCTTCTTCGCAATGAATTCTGCACTCCTTTCCTCCATCAGGAACTGTATGACGAAGCCACCCCCGATGTAACAACGCTAGAAAGAACCTCTATGGCCATTTGCTGCGGAGCTGCTATGGAGACGCAGGACGGAGCGCGCTTTACCAGACGCACAATGGATGCGGAGCGACGTAGGTTGATTGATGCCTATCCATCCTACCAATGCATGCAGCAATGGGATGCTCTGCATGCCATGCTGGTATACGAAATTTTGGAACTGAAAGCATCATCACAACAAGAAACCGAAAGCTGGAAGCAGAAGCCGAACAGGAAAGGTCTGAAATCGCCCTTCCTTGCCAAAATGACGCAATATTATACCAATTGCCACCTTGAAACCCCCAGTGAAGATCTTCTAGCGTCTTCAGGCGTGTCGCCGATGCAGACTTTGGAGCAGTGGCGGGTTGCAGAAACATCCCGACGGACCATATTTTTGGCCCATGTCGTACATTTCCTGAGCAATTATGATTTCAAGAGCGGGAAACAATCCATATATTATGAGCCACTCGACGACGATATGCTCCTGAACTTGCCTTTACCTTGTAGTCATGCTCTTTGGACCGCACGGAACGAGCAGGAGTGGAAATTTACCATTGAGTTCCAGCAAAACAATATCCCTCCGATGACCGGTGTCCCATCCGCCTCACACTCTCTGGGAGCAGCGGGAATGACCCTTCAGCACCTACTGTCAAATTTCAATAAAGAATTTCTGCGGACGATTTTTACTCGCAGTTCGGGTTTTGGAGGGTCCGATGAGTTGCGAGATCTGATTGTCCTTTGCGCTCTGGAACAGTTCCCCTGACACGAACAAACTGTCAATAAAAAATACTCAATCAAATGTCTTCAATTGATCTGGAACATTTCTCATTGACACTCTGCCTCCGACATCCGATACCTGCCCATCGGAGTTGGGTGGTCGCGACCAGGAAACTCCGATCGCTATCGACTTCAACCATCTCCGATCACTGACAAACCATGAATTATCCTACCACATATAAGAGGAGGTTGTGTCTGCAACATGCACTGCCACTCGGAGGCATTCAGCTGTCtttattttccttttctacTTATCACCGCTCAACATGATCTCCAAAATTGCTGCCACTAACCCTTCAGGCAACATGCATCGCCTGCTTGGAGGCATCCTGATCGGGCGCAATATCCCGGCGACAACCGACGGAGAAACGAATAACACTACTTCCTTGACTGAAGCGTGGGGTTTACGGTCGGGCGTGTATACTCCACGCCAGCTGGTAGAAAGTTTTTCACCTTTACTGGACGTCGTAGTCCACCGACTTGGAAGCGATCCACCAAATTCAAAGCCTGCTCGTGTTCGGCTTCTAGATAATCTCGCTGCCAATTTGGCTACCGATACGCGCGAAGCCACCCTTCGCCTCGCGGAGCCCCTCGACGTTTCGCGACAAGAAATGAAGGACCAGGCAGCACGAATCGGCAAGTCACTGGTTCAGTGGGCTCGCGAGTCTCACACCAAATCATTTGACCCGAGCATGCATCTCCGCAGTCCTTGTGAGGGCCACTTGCTCATTCCGTCCAACGTGGACTTGATGTTCGGTGACCGAAGCCAACCGCACTTGATGCAGTTGTTTAACGAGTACATGCACCAGATGGTCCTACTTCGCGATGCGCTTCTCCCATTTCAGAATTACCAGGATGTCCTCATACCTATCGATGGCGAAGCTGCGAGAGGTATTCGCCATTTGGAGTCTGCCAGGGCCCAATTTCTTGCCGAGATGCTCACGAAACATACAACCCAGAAGGGGGTCACGTCCTATGCCAAAACGCTTTTGGCACCAAAGCTCTTCTCTACCGCTTCTGTTGGTTATGGTTTTCAGTATGCGCATGGTGCTGTTCTGCCAGCGTTCCTAGCTGGTGGTTCAACCTCGCTGCATTTGCTGCACTATATTCCGGCAATAATTGAGCCCAGCACAACAGACATCCTATTCGACTATCAGTTTGACGATTACTATTCTGCACCTCGGCTTGAGATACCCGCGGGTATGCCGGTTAACGCATCTGCTCTTAGCTTCCCGGGAGAAGAGCCATCTCCGGTCCAAGACGTCTCAGTGGGTCTAATTCCTTTTTCGGAGAAGGGGAGTCAGCTTGAACTACGGATCGAGTTTAAATGCGGGTATTGCGCCGCTATTGACCTAGGGCAAATTGCTCGTGGGCATCGGTACTCATACTTTGCACGGCAATCCACTTCTTTCCCAGAAAACAACGAAACCTTAAATGGTGCTACGGCTGAGGCTCAAAAGACTCCTGCATCTGTCATTGTTCACCACTCCACTACCATCCTCAAGACACCCAACACAGGTCTCCTGAGTGCCAAAGCAGGTGGTGTCCATGTGATTCCTGCCGTTGATCCTATTGTCGCTCTGGCTATCTTGGGGAAGCTGTATCCTGAGAATGTGGTCTTGCTGCCTCGAAATGAGGTGCTAGGTCAGACCGAAAATGCTGGTAAAGGGTTTGAGCCCAAGTTTGTGATTTGGGGCGGTGTTGAGCGTGGTAGACTGAAGGGTGTTTTTTGAGAAGCTCGATTGTTTGGAAGTCGATTTGTGATAAGGTATATGTGTTTCAATTAATACCAATTATCATAATTGCTGAATTTCAGGCTTTCTTGAGTCTAGTGGATGCCCTGATTTCGCTGACAGCTAAATGAATTAGGGTTCCGGAGTTGGCTGGTCGTTCACCGGAGTTCCATACACAACTTATCTTAAGAACTCTGTGGGGCCTAGAATATTCCACTTCCTGATGAACCGACATAATGTAAATCAAGGATTGGTGTTACTCTTTCTACTGTCCTGAATGAACGAGCCGGTACGTAGCTGTGGTCGTGTGGATCGGTACAATCCGGTGGGTCCCGATCCACCGGCCCGAGTGCAAGAAAAAGTTTTCACGGCATCCACAAATGGACTCATACCCAAAGGAAGGGCAAAAAATGACCGACGCAGGGGTCGAACCTGCAATCTCTTGATTCGTAGTCAAGCGCCTTGCCATTGGGCCAGCCGGCCAACGTTGAAGTCTTATATTCAGATGGTGATTTGCATTGTAGAACGAATGGGGTATAAGTGAATACACATGAGCCTCTGCTCAGACCGCTAGATAGCATatgaaaagaaaacgaaCGAAATGCTGAGCAACCATGCATAACCATGCCAAAGAACGCCGAAGGATGATTTGATAACCATCATGCTATGACCGACCGAGACACCTCTCATACCCCTTCCGAGTCAGTCTCATAAATATCAGGCATCCTCACTCGCTTCTTCTCAACGAAAAGTCCATTATCAATGGATGGGACGCGAGAGTGCCGCCGGCGGTGTCGGCGAGCCCGATGCCTGCGGCGAGCGGACAGAGACATCCCAATCATTCCAATGACAAACCCACCCGCGTAAGCCAGCGTacccgccatggcgccgaGAGCAATGGGCAGCACGAATGCGCGCCAGGTCCGGGAATGTTGTGGAAAATCCGATCCAGTATGGGAGGGAGAAGCGCGAAATGGTGAGTATGTACCGTCGCCTTGGAACGACTTGGTGGCTGCATCGGGCGCAGACATCGCATCTAGGGAGCTCGCGGTTCCTGATGGCGGAGCATCATCTTGAGAGGAAGACTGCACGCTGCTCAACAAGGAGTCTACTTTGGAGCTCCACCAGTTCATCTGCCACGGCCGCGGCTTTGACACTGGGCGAGTATCGTGGATTGCGCTACCGGGCCCAATCCCGACACTCTTGATGACATTGTCTCCATCGCTAGACCTGAGAaggtccaccaccaccgcatTCGTCGTAACTGGCTTGCCGTGCAGGTCGAGCAGTTCTACGCGGAGACGCATCAAGCCTGCGGCCATGCCCGAACCTTCTGTCGACAGCGGGCGCACATCCAAAGAATATGAAAGGATACTGTCATCGTCTTGAAGGACTTCGTTGGAGTCGCGATATTGCGACGCGTGTAATCGCATAGACGCTGATGGAGGAAAAATCGGATCGTCGTTGGCGCAAACGATGCCATTTTGAACGGACCAGGTGATTGACTATGAGGCGTTGATTAAATTTTGAGCTGCCAAGAAAAAAACGATTATTGTGCCTACCAAATAGGACTCGGCGGCACTTTTCAGGGAAGCGTCGTCGTAGGAGGAGTGAGGGAGGTACGGGAGCAGTAATTCATGAGCGCGGGAGTCGGCATTGGATAGAGATGCGACTGCGACTCTGCTCAGGCACAGAGTGAACCACCAAGCCGCCCGCATCGTGTTcaggagaaaaaaaaagagcgagagagaaTTGAACGGGGAATAGAGTTCCAATACGAAACCGGGGGGATATGATGTGTTCTTAAACGAGCCCACGAAGTCAGGCGCGGATGGCCTGATCTGCCAAGCCCAGGGCTATGCGACGTGAAATGGACCCGGAGTGTACTAGGTCGTGGCAAAAATAGAGCGAGCATCCTGATTAGTTCACTATTTGTGAGCAGCTAGGCCGAATCGCTGGTGCCTATTGTGCGGCTCTGTGGAGACGAGGCTGTGGCGGAGAGCAACGGAGAGCAAATGGGGGCCAGGAATCGTTGCTCGCCCTGAAACCCGTTTGAGACCCTTTCCATGATTCTGGCCGGGAGGTAGCATTGGCAGCGGCAAATCCGCGATCCGAGGCCCCGAGGATAGACGGATCCCCGACTCACCGATCAACAAACAGAAGGATCCCCCGATCGGTCGGCTTACTAGCCTCCCTCATGCATCATCCCTCTGCGATGTGACCTGGCTCCTAAAGCTGGTTGGTGGACAATTGAGGAGAAAGCTCTTCACCGATATTTGATGAGTAAGGTACAATTCAGTTCGAGGGGGAACAACTCATTGAGTCTGTACAGCGCATAGCTTTAAGAGGCACTAGATCACCGCCGTAGCTACGTACCCCAAAAATATATCTCATCGTCCTTTGCCAGCCCAGTAATTACACGGATCATACCGACGCAAAACATTATTGAGTCACGATGGTTCATAGTAAGGTGCCGTCTGCCAGAAGCGACACCGCGGATTGTTCGTGGGGTCGCGCATGGGAGAAATAGATTGGCTCGCGATATTCATCAACTGCCCACGGTGGCCGTGTCGGGGGAACGTCGGAGCAAGACAGGAAACAGGCACGCCAGACTGTACAAAGCTAGTGAACCAGTCCTGCATCACCATTGCCACGGTGACGTTGGCGACAGTCGAGTCGGACGCGCCAGCCCCGTCGCTGTAGAAGGTGTAGGCGACATCCTGTCCATGCAGTGCCGGGGGAATGCTGAACTCGTAGGCAAATGTCTGGTTGTGGAAAGCCCGGTTGATGTAGTCCGTGTTGCAGATGAAGATCAACTCCGAGACAAGAAAAGCATCGCGCTGAATGCTGTTTGTATAGCCGTAGGTGCCGTCGTAAATCGGAGGGTACAGCACCTGCGTGACGTACTTGGTCACATTAGGCCGCACATACTCAAATTCTTGCTTTAGTTGGCTCGCAAGATAGCTGCTGTTGCGACTGGCTGGCGAGGTAAAAAGGAGCCCTTCGTCGGCATTGTGTCCGACCATGACATTGAGATTGTGATCAAAATTGCCCTCCAGCAGAAGCTGTCCGGGTAGTGCCGGAACAAAAGTGCCGTCGACGACGGGTCCATATGTGAATGCGCCATAAGAGGACTTGGTGCCCACTTGATATGCGTTGGCAGCGATCAATTTCTTCGACGGCAGGCGGCGCGCCTCCTCCACACTAGTGACATTCAGGATAGTCAGAAATTGCTGCAGTGTCTGTTCCTGCTGCTTTTCTGCGGGCATTGGGACCCAGCCGGGACTTTGAACAATTGCTTGTTGGAACGGCGATGGTCCTGCGTTGCCACCGTAGGCCGTGATCTGATGCATAACTGACCCTCCGCCGGCAGACTCTCCCATGATGGTGACTCGTCGGGAGTCTCCGCCAAAGAGATGGATATTTTTATACACCCAGTCTAGCGCGAACCGCTGGTCATGGAGCGCGGCATTTGCTGTCCCATTCGCCTTGAGACTTTTCCCAGAGAGCCACCCAAACGCGCCCAGCTGGCAATGGATGACAAGTTAGATATCCTGGTGCACAATACTTGCTGTCAGACTTACCCGATAGTTCATTGCAACGAAGACAATGCCATCACCGGAGACTGTACTGCGGTGGACCAACCCGGAAGCGTCCGAACTGCTTTTGTCTCCCATAGTATAGCCTCCGCCATAGATCCACACCAGCACCGGAGCTAGTTTATCATTGGGAATATAGGATTTATTCTGGGCACGATCAAAGATTTTTTTCGGGACAACCACATCCAAGAACAAGCAGTCCTCGGTGGTCCGAGGATCCAGCTTGGCGGGCGTATACGGGTAGGAAGAGATGTTGGTTGACTGGTTAAAGGTGGTGTTGTAGAGGATACTTAGAAGAAATGGCTCCTCGATATCT
Encoded here:
- a CDS encoding uncharacterized protein (ID:PFLUO_008548-T1.cds;~source:funannotate), whose amino-acid sequence is MATSPAGRMLSRQLQQMQSDKDIPGISCGLADNNVFEWEVMLMISDDVKLYGGGFFRARLSFPSEYPHMPPKMKFETPLFHPNIYPNGEVCISILHPPEEDKYGYESAAERWSPVQTPETILLSVISMLSSPNDESPANVEAARLWREDAAEFKKRVRRCVRESLGEE
- a CDS encoding uncharacterized protein (ID:PFLUO_008549-T1.cds;~source:funannotate), with translation MSTITGTVFRRGAELAAVHLKREPSDDQPRPSPWMFGLFGLTVVAISLTVWAVQYTLGNVVATLAAVEDTNPDIYVRIDNNEDDPNKPINPNEPEMAGSTPLQPITNKLRTTVRHLRARAGFWSPFRGLSLFLVYSLARGFISGLLPTRGSFLGQFLVQSCLSMLLATWQMAWVHIVISERSPKPFYQRIPSYRTWPKIAPAVALQDILTAAGFFLPLAALEAVGLIDFETPQNEVTMKFVCSTMAVYFIPALFAFLISIPARGIFIRVAASMLPEEDESIVPFDRSFGGKVNPAITGGSGCLSVTDAWATFDWPARVRFAKVIGKTILIEMALAVAAVAILVGELMLMGPGVLAIGGPSDPQGMSM
- a CDS encoding uncharacterized protein (ID:PFLUO_008550-T1.cds;~source:funannotate), with amino-acid sequence MSSSTSPPPKLKDEVKAVEAKAVNQTIVQLRSLAAGAAGGLCAVVVGHPFDLVKVRLQTAEKGVYSGAMDVVRRTVAREGLARGLYAGVSAPLVGVTPMFAVSFWGYDVGKTLVGKMSEVPVKNNTSQYSIAQISAAGFFSAIPMTLITAPFERVKVLLQIQGQNPPPPGQKPKYSGGMDVVRQLYKEGGVRSVFRGSAMTLARDGPGSAAYFAAYEYIKRSLTPKDENGNVTGELSLPAVLTAGGAAGIAMWIPVFPVDTIKSRLQSAPGKPTIGGTISAVYASGGFKAFFPGFGPALARAVPANAATFLGVELAHKFMKKLFDD
- a CDS encoding uncharacterized protein (ID:PFLUO_008551-T1.cds;~source:funannotate); amino-acid sequence: MKSFSPVALALFAAVGMVTAADMSTSDCANMCISNMNAKASELGCSSGDMTCLCKSQDYQWGVRDCTDQACPGSNPQEAVQMALSNCPGGSGSGSGSGSSSGTAGSATTSIMTQTTTLTGANGQPTATMTNTEATTKTGNEHMTTITSGTGTDATTWTTMQTGTKTNTGASQTGTGNGSGSGSGSSNGSGSGSGSGSGSGSGSGSGSGSGSGSGSGNKGSSSTSTGAAMPMATVGSGAAVLGLAAMLVL
- a CDS encoding uncharacterized protein (ID:PFLUO_008552-T1.cds;~source:funannotate), which gives rise to MDAERRRLIDAYPSYQCMQQWDALHAMLVYEILELKASSQQETESWKQKPNRKGLKSPFLAKMTQYYTNCHLETPSEDLLASSGVSPMQTLEQWRVAETSRRTIFLAHVVHFLSNYDFKSGKQSIYYEPLDDDMLLNLPLPCSHALWTARNEQEWKFTIEFQQNNIPPMTGVPSASHSLGAAGMTLQHLLSNFNKEFLRTIFTRSSGFGGSDELRDLIVLCALEQFP